A section of the Neorhodopirellula lusitana genome encodes:
- a CDS encoding sulfatase family protein, which translates to MRNLSTKLILCLLAATPFAVTAVSAAETPNIIVIYADDLGYGDLGCYGAEGYTTPNLDRMAEEGIRFTDFSTSSSICTPSRAGLLTGRYAQRWGHDGKVYFPHHDNGMPTDEVTIAEVLKAKGYQTGIVGKWHLGHLPEFLPTNQGFDFYFGIPYSNDMWQDPEAKLAEDVVFNANLTREDFQNEEVDNKKLHRNQVPLMLGNEVIEWPVDQSQITRRYAEKAKEFIVANKAEPFFLYLAHSMPHTPLFASDAFNGKSERGLFGDVIEELDWSVGEVLQTLRDNELEKNTLVIFTSDNGPWLSKKDHAGTAGSLRDGKFSAYEGGCRVPCIAWQPGTVPAGLTCDAQTSTLDFLPTFAALANTQPPQDREIDGLDIREVLAGNFDQAPQRDFFLYRGKAIRQGDWKYIENKKRKQLFNLSSDKEESKNLFGQFPERAQDMAKQLTKVTEQLK; encoded by the coding sequence ATGAGAAATCTGTCTACAAAACTGATTCTGTGTCTCTTGGCGGCAACACCCTTTGCCGTGACCGCAGTCAGCGCCGCCGAGACACCTAACATCATCGTGATCTATGCCGATGACCTGGGTTATGGTGACTTAGGATGCTACGGTGCCGAGGGCTACACGACCCCGAATCTCGATCGCATGGCCGAGGAAGGGATACGGTTCACCGATTTCTCAACGTCCAGTTCAATCTGCACGCCCTCACGCGCTGGTCTTTTGACGGGCCGCTACGCCCAGCGTTGGGGACATGATGGAAAAGTCTACTTCCCACATCACGACAACGGAATGCCAACCGACGAAGTTACCATCGCGGAAGTCCTAAAGGCGAAGGGCTATCAAACCGGGATCGTCGGCAAATGGCACCTTGGGCATCTGCCTGAGTTCCTGCCGACTAACCAAGGATTTGATTTCTATTTCGGCATCCCCTACAGCAACGACATGTGGCAGGATCCTGAAGCCAAATTGGCGGAAGACGTCGTGTTCAATGCAAACCTGACACGTGAAGATTTCCAGAACGAAGAAGTTGACAACAAGAAGCTGCATCGCAATCAGGTTCCGCTGATGCTTGGCAATGAAGTGATTGAATGGCCGGTCGATCAGTCCCAGATCACACGCCGCTACGCGGAGAAGGCGAAAGAGTTTATTGTCGCCAACAAAGCAGAGCCGTTCTTTCTATATCTCGCTCATTCGATGCCACACACACCCCTGTTTGCGTCAGACGCGTTCAACGGAAAATCGGAACGTGGGCTATTCGGAGATGTAATCGAAGAGCTCGACTGGTCGGTCGGCGAAGTGCTTCAAACACTTCGTGACAACGAACTTGAAAAGAACACGCTGGTTATTTTCACTTCCGACAATGGCCCCTGGCTTTCCAAGAAGGATCATGCTGGTACCGCAGGGTCACTTCGCGACGGAAAGTTCAGTGCCTACGAAGGTGGCTGCCGCGTGCCTTGCATCGCTTGGCAACCCGGAACCGTTCCAGCGGGTCTAACGTGTGACGCCCAAACATCAACGCTGGACTTCTTGCCAACCTTTGCCGCACTGGCCAATACACAGCCACCGCAAGACCGCGAGATTGATGGCCTGGACATTCGCGAAGTTTTAGCGGGCAATTTCGATCAAGCTCCGCAGCGTGACTTCTTCTTGTACCGCGGGAAAGCCATTCGGCAGGGTGATTGGAAATACATCGAAAACAAAAAGCGGAAACAACTTTTCAATCTTTCTTCGGACAAGGAAGAGTCGAAAAATCTGTTCGGCCAATTTCCCGAACGTGCTCAAGACATGGCAAAGCAACTAACCAAGGTCACTGAACAACTCAAGTGA
- a CDS encoding arylsulfatase, producing the protein MVKPTVAIIGLLLVLLSGGVTNGQTFAGRRPNIVLVMTDDQGMGDLSCMGNEVVKTPNIDQFYERSTRFTDFQVSPTCAPTRAALMSGRAPFKNGVTHTIMQRERMAQSTFTMPQALQTAGYKTGIFGKWHLGDDDAYLPGNRGFDEVLIHGSGGIGQVPLGDFPPNRDNLYFDNVLLHNDTIVKTKGFCTDLFFQSGLAWIKGQLESDNPYFAYIALNAPHAPLVAPKKYTQRFLDLGYDKGTAGRYGMIENIDDNFGRLMEKLAQWNALDNTLVIFMTDNGATHLSGSLKGKKVRHFNANLKGGKNSPNEGGSHVPAFWYWKGMLGEGVDVDALAAHIDLYPTFCELAGVTLPADTQEFDGRSLLPLLESPNATWSDRELFFHCGRWPTGKMDEFEFKKCAVRTQRWRFVNNSELYDISADPGETTDVSASHPEVVSSLREAYDQWWSSLPPLLVNENRPRVSPADQPLAIRYHKQLAERGIPNWSPEAL; encoded by the coding sequence ATGGTAAAGCCAACTGTTGCAATAATCGGACTCCTACTCGTACTCCTTTCCGGTGGTGTCACCAACGGTCAAACCTTTGCTGGTCGTCGACCAAACATCGTACTGGTGATGACCGACGACCAAGGGATGGGAGATCTTTCCTGCATGGGTAACGAGGTCGTCAAGACGCCGAACATTGATCAGTTTTACGAACGGTCTACTCGCTTCACCGACTTTCAAGTCAGCCCGACTTGCGCCCCAACTCGAGCCGCGTTGATGAGCGGTCGGGCCCCGTTTAAAAACGGTGTCACGCACACAATTATGCAGCGTGAGCGGATGGCACAAAGCACCTTCACGATGCCACAGGCTTTACAGACCGCTGGATACAAGACCGGGATTTTCGGCAAGTGGCATCTCGGTGACGACGACGCTTACCTGCCCGGAAATCGAGGTTTCGACGAAGTCCTTATTCACGGGTCCGGCGGTATTGGACAAGTCCCGCTCGGCGATTTCCCACCCAATAGAGACAACCTGTACTTCGACAACGTCCTGCTGCACAACGACACCATCGTGAAGACGAAAGGGTTCTGCACGGATCTATTTTTTCAATCCGGACTGGCGTGGATCAAGGGACAACTCGAATCGGATAATCCTTACTTCGCCTACATCGCACTGAACGCACCTCATGCGCCACTGGTTGCCCCAAAAAAATACACTCAACGATTCCTGGACCTCGGTTACGACAAGGGAACGGCTGGTCGCTACGGCATGATTGAAAACATCGATGACAACTTTGGCCGACTGATGGAAAAGCTGGCCCAGTGGAACGCCCTGGACAACACACTCGTTATTTTCATGACCGACAACGGGGCAACTCACTTGAGCGGAAGTTTGAAAGGCAAGAAGGTCCGGCACTTCAACGCGAATCTGAAGGGTGGCAAGAACTCGCCCAACGAAGGCGGCTCGCACGTGCCAGCGTTCTGGTATTGGAAAGGCATGCTGGGCGAAGGCGTGGATGTCGATGCATTGGCAGCCCACATCGATCTGTACCCGACCTTTTGTGAACTGGCGGGTGTAACGTTGCCCGCAGACACACAAGAGTTCGACGGGCGGTCGTTGCTGCCACTTCTCGAAAGCCCCAATGCCACCTGGTCCGATCGCGAACTGTTCTTCCATTGTGGCCGCTGGCCGACCGGAAAGATGGATGAGTTCGAGTTTAAAAAATGTGCCGTGCGGACGCAGCGTTGGCGTTTCGTCAACAACTCTGAGCTGTACGACATTTCCGCCGACCCCGGCGAGACCACGGATGTCTCGGCATCGCACCCAGAGGTTGTATCCAGCCTGCGTGAGGCATACGACCAATGGTGGTCATCACTGCCACCGCTTTTGGTGAACGAAAATCGTCCAAGGGTTTCTCCCGCGGATCAACCGCTGGCAATCCGCTACCACAAACAATTGGCGGAGCGTGGGATCCCTAACTGGTCTCCAGAGGCTTTGTAG